GGCGGCAGCCCCTCCGAGCCATCCCAGAGATGCGGGACCACGCTTCCGTATCGCTTAACTTGATACCAATGGGGGCATGGGGGGAAAGCCCCTCCGTGAAAAGACCTCTTTTTCCGTCCTTTGCCTCCGCGAGGCGAAGGATATGTTTCGTGAACGCGCAGGCATTGACGACCATCTCCGTTTCAGGTATAATGAAAATACCCCTCTGATACGCATACCATATGTGGTGAAGCGGCCGTATTGTCGTCGTCCGCTTCACGCATCGGCGTTCGTCACGCGTCTATGGCAGCGCGAGTGACGGATATCGGAACCATACCTCGTTGGATCGTGATGGTAAGCCTGTGAGGACAAGCCCGTCGACGATGGAGCTCGCGAGAGTCCCGTGTCTCCAGGCGTACCTGTGATCGCGGGTCGGTGTGAAATCGATCCGTTTCGCGTTGGCCCTTCGGTGTAGGGCTGAGGGCAAGGGGATGCGTTTCAGGCTCCGCTCCTGTCCCGCTTTGATCGTGCTTTCCCAGGCCTCATGCACCCCCTTCTATTCGAGTACGTGAAGATGCTTTCCGCGGGCTGAATCCTGTGTGTGGAATCTCCGCCGATCATACGTTGTCATGTGCGGCGGCGCGGATGGTACGGGATAAACTTGGGCTGATTCTGGAGGAGTGGGACCGGCGAGCTACGCCGGGAGCACGCTTCACCAGCTGTGGCCCCTGGAAAGGAGGTGATCATTCCAAAAACGGGCGGCTTTGGCGCTGGCTGCGATCAAGACCGATCGCGGCCCCAAGAGGTAGGGGGGAGAAAAATGCGAAACGAACGCTTCACTCGTCGGGCTTTCTTACGCACGTTGGGCGCCGGTATGGCATTTGCTTGGGTGGCCGCCTGTGCCCCACCGACCGCCCCGGAGGGGCAGGAGCAGCCCGCTAAGGCGCCGGAGAAGAAGCGGCGGCTCATCTTCTGGGGGCATGATGACCACCCCATCGATCTGGCAGCGACGGGATTTGTGGAGAAGTACCCCGAGGTCGAGTGGGTATCTCCCCATCCGCCGGAGCGAGGCGCCAAACTGACGGCGGCCATGGCCGCGGGGACCGGCTGCCCAGACCTCTTCTGGGCCGAGGCCACGGATGCGCAGGACTGGGGTTGCCGAGGGCTGCTCACGGACCTCACCGAACATCTCCTGCCCGAGAAGGACAACTACCACCCCCTGAAATGGAACGAGACCGTCATCCCCACCACCGGCAGGAACATCGGCTGGCCGGGCGATCTCAGCGTCAGCGGCTGGTACTATCGCGCCGATATCCTGGAGGACCTGGGGTATAGCGACGTCGATTCCTTGACCTACGATGATTTCATCGGGATGGCCTCCGAGCTCGCCCAGCAGGGCAAGTACACCTTCCTGTTCCCCTCCTCCGGATGGTATCTGGCGAGGCCGATCTTCGCGTATCGCGTGCACCAGCTTGGCGGCTCCATGGTCAGCCAGGATGGGCAGACCATCACCGTGGCCGACGAGAAGGGCGTCGAGGCGATGCGCATCGTCAAGCAGCTCTGGGACTCCGGCGGGGGGCTGGACGTCGGCTGGCTGCAGCCGCCTTACTATGCGGCCATGAAGGCGGACCAGCTCATCGGCCAGTTCGCGGCGGCGTGGGAAACGGGATTCTGGGAGTCGAACCTGACCTCTGAGGAGGGTGGTCTGGGGATGTGGCGTGTGGCCAAGTTCCCCGGAGGGCCCAATATCGAATATCGCACCGGCATCTTCGGCGGCGCCCAGTTGATCTGCCCGCAATGCGCGGAGAATAAGGACGATGCGATCCGCTTCATGAAGTACGCCTTGGGCAGCCTGGAGGGCGCGAAGCTGTGTGGGGAATGGGGGATCATCCCGGCTTATCGTCCCTATCTGGAATCCGAACATTTCCTCCAGGGAAAGACCGCGCTCTTTGGAGAGTGGCTCCACAACCAGTTCTGGGCCGAACAGGAGAAGGAGCTGTCGACAGAGTACGTTCGGCCGGCCGGGTGGAACGCCGTCCTGAAGGCGCTGGAAGAGGTGATGCCCGCCATCCTGAACGACGAGGTCTCCATCGAGGAGGGCCTGCAGAAGGTGGTCGAGCTGGCCACGCCTGACTTCGAACGGACCAAGTGCTCGGCCTGAGCACGGCCGACGGTTGGGGGCACCTCCGGGGGCTCGGCGGGGCCTCGGAGGTGCCCTCTTATGCCATGGATCGGAGGGGACGATGAGAAGCATCTCGGCGACTCACCCGCCCATAGTCAAGCCCCCGAAGCCGCTATGGAGACAGATTTTAGAGCACTGGATGGATTATCTGTTCATCTCTCCCTTCTACATCACCTTCCTCATTTTCGGCCTGTATCCCTTGCTGTGGGCGTTTCGCCTCAGCTTCAGCTACTGGCGAGGCTTCGGCCCGATGGAGTATGTGGGGCTTGGCAACTATCGGGCGATCTTGCGGGATCCCTACATCATCCGGGCCCTGGTGAACACCCTGGAGTTCGCCTATATCCTGCTCCCGACGGGGATCTTCATCGCGATCGTCTTCGCCGTGATCCTCAATAACAAGGAGTTGAAGGGACGCGGGATCTTTCGAACGCTGTATTTTCTGCCCTATGTCACCAGTTCGGTGATCGTGGGCATCGTCTTTATCCAGTTGTTCGACGATCAATTGGGCTGGGTCAACGCGGCGCTGAAGTCCATGGGGCTGTCGCCGGTCGGGTGGCTGCGCAAATCCCCCTGGGCGGCGAAGTCCGTCGTCATTCTCCTGACGCACTGGGGGGGGATCGGCTACAACATCCTCCTCTTCCTGGGCGGGCTTCAGGGCATCGAGCCGGAGATCTACGACGCGGCCAAGATCGATGGCGCCAGCGAGTGGCAGACGTTCTGGCGGATCACACTGCCTCTGCTCCGGCCGGTGATCTTCTTCCTCACCGTCGTGGCCACCATCGGCCTGATGAACATGTTCAATCAACCTTTCATCCTCACCCGCGGCGGCCCGCGGGGGGCTACGGAGACCCTGATGCTTCGCCTGTATCAGATCGGGATCGTCGATTCCCGCTTTGGGGATGCCTCCGCTTTGGGGTTCCTGGTCGGCCTGCTCGTGATCGGTATCTCGGCGATCCAGATTCGGTTCCAGCGGCACTGGATGGGATAGGGGGGCGTATGGTCGGGCATTCGAGACGAAAGCGTCAATGGAGGCTGTTGATCCCACGCATCGTGATCCGCGTGTTCACTTATATCCTCTTGCTGATCTTTGCCGTCATTTTCGTATTCCCTTTCTATGACATGGTCATCGGCTCGTTCATGGATGATAACGACCTCTTCGGCTTGCATCCCACATTTTGGCCGCGAGAGGGGTTTGACGTCGACGCGTATAGGGAGCTCTTCGCCGTCTATAATTTCTGGCGGCCCCTACTGAATAGCGTCTACGTGGCTGCCGTGCGCACGGTGGGCACGCTCTTCTTCTGCTCGCTGGCAGGCTTCACCTTCGCCAAGCGCCAGTTCCCCGGGCGGGACAAGCTGTTCTTCCTCATGCTGGCCACGATGATGCTGCCCTCTCAGGCCACGATCATCCCCTGGTACCTGCTGATGATCAAGGTCCTCAAGTGGGCGGATACGTACTGGCCCTTCTGGGTTCCCGTCTGGGCCACGGCTTTTGGGATCTTCCTCATGCGGCAGTTCATCGCCGCGTCCATCCCGGATGAGATGATCGAGGCCGCCGCGATCGATGGTTGTTCCGTCTTCGGCACCTTCGTGCGGATCGTCCTTCCTCTCGTGAAGCCGGGGCTTGCCGTCTTGGGCATCATCACCTTCGTGAACGGGTGGAACATCTTCCTGGAGCCGTTGTTGATCCTGTCCGATCCCGACAAGTTTACCGCGCCTCTCGCCCTGGTGGCGTTTCAGGGCTCGCAACGGTACGCGCCTCGATACGCGATGTTGTTCGCCGGGAGCACGCTTTCGACCATCCCGCTTCTGGTCGTCTTCTTCGCCTTCCAGCGGCAGCTCATCTCCGGCATCATGTCCGGGGCGCTGAAGGGGCAGGGTTAGGGGTCCTATANNNNNNNNNNNNNNNNNNNNNNNNNNNNNNNNNNNNNNNNNNNNNNNNNNNNNNNNNNNNNNNNNNNNNNNNNNNNNNNNNNNNNNNNNNAGCGCCTCAGCTGGGGATCGGGAGGGGCGAGCCGAGATGAAAGGCGGGCATTGCTCGCGCGGGCCGCGAGGGAGGATGGGGGGATCATGGACGAGATGACGCCCCGGCGGCGTGTGCTGGCCGCTTTGAAGCGAGAGGAGCCGGATCGGGTCCCGTTCCTCGAGCCGGTCATCGAGGAGCCCGTCGCCCTCTCGCTCCTCGGGTTGCCCACGCCAGAGACGACCACCGCCATCGAGCTCGGACAGCCCGGCGCGGACGTGTTGGTCGGCGAATTGTATGCCAGCCCGTTTTACGAACCGATCGATCTGGCTCGGGCCCTCGGACTGGACGGGTTCGGCATGTACCTCTTCCTGCGCCACGAGGGCATCCAGAAGGAGATCGGCGGCCGGATGATGGTGGCGGGCGGGCGCGTGAGATCCCGCGCCGATCTGGAGCGGATCCGGCTCCCGGATCCTGACGACTTCGCCCTCTACGATCCCTATCGCCGGTTCGTCGAGCGCTATCGTGATTCGGGCTACGCTCTGTACACGTTTCTGAACATCGGCTCCGACCCGGTTATCCTGGGCATGGGCCTGGAGCACTTCGCGGTGGCCCTCTATGAAGACCCCGGGCTTGTGGCGGACATGTTCGACCTGTACACCGACTGGTACGCTCGGGCTGTGCGGCATCTGTGTGAGATCGGCTTTGATTTCCTGTGGTTCGCCGATGATATCGCCTTCAAGAGCGCTCCATTCGTCTCGCCTCGGGTCTTCCGAGAGCTGTTCCTGCCCCATTATCGGAAGGTCATCGATCGGGTGACGCTGCCGTGGATCTTTCACTCCGATGGCAACCTGATGCCGATCATGGAGGACCTGCTCTCGCTTGGGATGTGGGGGCTGCATCCCATCGAGCCGGGGGCGATGGATCTGGCGGAGGTGAAGCGCCGATACGGGGATCGCATCTGCCTGGTGGGGCACATCAGCGTGGATAAGCTCAGCCGCGGCACGCCGGAGGAGATCGATCGGCTCGTCGCGGAGGCGATCCGCGTGGCCGCGCCGGGAGGCGGTTACATCGTCGGCAGCTCCAATAGCGTGACCTCGTACTGTCGGCCGGAGAACGTCCGTGCCATGGCGGATGCCGTATCCCGCTATGGCCGGTATCCCGTGGGGTGATCCCATGGCCGAGATGACGTGGAAGGAGCGCTATCTCGCGGCGGCGAGACACGAGGAGCCGGATGTGGTGCCCGTCTCGCCGGAGCTCTTCTTCTACATCCCGGCGCGCGTCAGCGGGTATCCCCTCTGGCAGGTGGCGCCGGTTGGCCTTACCCTTCCGTTCCACCGGATCAAGACGTGGGAGGCGCAGTTGCAGGCGGCCGTCTATTTCGACATCTGCGGTTGGATCGTCCCCGCCATTGGCTCGACGCATGCGGCCGCCCATACAGAGACGTTCATCGCAGAGGGGAGTGGCGGGGGCAGACAGGTAACGCTGGTGCACCACACCTCACATGGACCGCTGCGGGAGAGGTTCTGGTTCCCTCCCGATGATGCGCCGTGGCACGTCGAGCATTGCGTCAAGGATTTCGATCGCGACTGGCCCCGGTATGAGGAGTTGTTCTTCACGGACCCTTGGACGGCGGACCTGTCGGAGTTAGAGGAGGCGGTCGAGGCCGCGGGCGGACAGGGCATCGTCTCCGCCTACGTGGGAAGCCCGTTCACCGATTGGCTTGCCGGGGCACTGGAGGGCGGATACGAGCGGGTGGTGTACGAGTTGATCGATCATCCGAGCCGGTTTCGCTCCCTGCAGGAGCGGTATGTGGCCCACATCGTCGAGCGGACCCGCATGCTCTGCGAGCGGGCCCGTTTTGACGAGCTGTTCATGGGCAATGAGTTCTCGGAGATCCCTCTTCTCAGCCCCTCCATGTGGCGAGAGTGGGATCTGCCCGTGATTCGCGCGGTGTGTGAGGTGGGACAGCGATATGGCCGCATCGTGCATCTCCACCAGCATGGACGCTGCGAGGCGATCCTGGGCGATATCGCCGACGCGGGGGTGACGATCGTGTGCCCGCTGGAACGCCCCCCGGGTGGGGACGTGGATCTGGCCCAGGTGAAGCGCCGCTACGGTGATCGTCTGTGTCTGAAAGGCAATGTGGAGACGAGCCTGCTGCTGCACGGCACGCCCGAGGCGGTGCGATCCCAGGTCGCCGAGTGCCTTTGGGCGGCGGCGGAGGGGGGCGGCTTCATCCTGGGAACCGGCGATCAGGTGGCCAGGGATACGCCCTTCGAGAACATCGTGGCCTTCGCCCAGGCCGGGCGTGAGTTAGGACGCTATCCCATCGGAGTGGCGAAGGAGGCCCTATGAGCCCTCAGAGGACATTGGCGGCTTATCTCAAAGCCCCTTTTCAGATCGAACTTCGCGAGGTCGTCCTGCCCGACCCGGGCCCCGATGAGGTCTTGATCCGGGTCAAGGCCTGTGGTATCTGCGGCACCGACCTTCATGCCGCCCGCTCTCAGGCGACGGAGTGGCAGCCCTTCGGACACGAGGTGGCCGGGATCGTGGCGAAGGTGGGTGCCCATGTGACGACGGTGAAGGAGGGGGACGCGGTCGCGCTCGAGAGCGCGTCCTTCTGCGGGCATTGTGATCTCTGCCGGGATGGGCGGGTGGACCTGTGTAACAAGGCGCCCAACTTCTGGAGCGGCCCGACGATGGGCTTCGCCGAGTACATGCTGGCGCCCAAGGAGGCCCTGGTCCCCTTCGAGGGGCTGTCCTTCGAGCACGCCTGCCTGGCCGAGCCGTTGGGGGTCGCGCTGGACATGGTCTACACGGCGCAGATCGCCCTGGGGGACGACGTGCTCATCGTCGGGTTAGGTCCCATTGGGCTGATGAGCATCCCGCTGGCCCGGATGCAGGGGGCCGCACGCATCTACGCGGTGAATCGATCGGAGGGGGTTCGCCTGGAGAGAGCCCTGGCGTTGGGGGCGGACCACGCATTCGCGGCGGAGAAGGAGTCCATCCGTGAGCGAAGCTATCGGCGGGGCGGGGTCCAGCGGGCATTGGTCACCGCTCCCCCTTCCACTCTGCCCGAGGTGATGAAGGTGATGAGCTACGGAGGTGTGATCTCCTTCATCGGCATCGAGTATGGGCCAGGGGCTCAGATCACCTTTGACGCCAACGAGTTTCACTTCCAGAAGCTCCAGCTGCGGGCCTCATTCGCCTCGCCGGCGCTCTATTTCCCAACCGCGCTGCGGCTTCTGCGGGATGGCCATGTGGACGCGACGGCGATCGTGAGCCACGTGCTACCTCTGAGACGCATCATGGAAGGGTTGGAGCTGTTGCGCGATCATCGAGCGATGACGGTAAAGGTCGTCGTCACACCTTAGCATACCGATCGGGCGCGCTTTCGGCGGTGGGGCCACCGGATCAGGCGTGAAGTGGCGTCCTGTCCATGTCATCTTGCTCATGTGTGACGCCGCCTCTGAGATCGTGACTGGACATTTACCGGTAAGTGTCTGAGAATGTGCCTGAAAAACACACCACAAAGCCACTGAGACACCAAGAGGGGCATGGAAAGGAGTATATCGAAGCCGCTTCTTAGGGTGTGTCTGAGAAATGCCGTTGCTTCTGCTGTGGGGAGGCCCGGAGGGGCGGCCCCCTCCACACCTCCCCCTGTGGAGCTGGTCTTGAGGGAGACCCTCAGACACCTTGCCGGTAAATTTTCAGACACGCTCTTACACTCGTAAGCTCTCCATAGTACACTTCCGTCTTCTCTATACTTAGGGTCTCCGTGTCTTAGTGGTTCTCACCGCATTTTTCAGACACGCTTAGAGGGCCTTCCTCAGCTGTCAGCTCTACAGGGGGATCGCATGACGGTAGGGGTGGGGATTATCGGATGTGGGGGGATCGCGACCCATCACCTGCGCGGGTACCAGCAGAGCCCCGCACGCCTGGTGATGGTCTCGGACCCCGACGAGGAGGCGGCGCGGCGACGGGCCGAGGAAGCGGGGTGCGCCTGGGTTACGGACTATCGCGACGTGCTTCGGTGCGACGAGATCGACCTGGTCTCCGTCTGCGTGCCCAACTGGCTCCACTATGAGGTGAGCGTGGCGGCGATCGAGGCCGGCAAGGCGGTCCTGTGTGAGAAGCCGATGACCACCCGGGTCAGCGACTCGGAGGCGCTGGTAAAGTTGGTGGAGGATCGCGGGGCCTTTCTGCAGGTCGGATACATGAAGCGCTATCATCCGGCCTTTCGGCGTTTCAAGGAACTGGTGCGGGAGATCGGTGGCGTGGAGACGGGGTTGCTGCGCTCGTATCAGCCCTTCCCCGAGCGGTTGTGGACCGCCCCCCGGATGTGGCATACTCGTAAGGCGCAGGCCGGCGGGGGGCCGCTGGTGCATGCCGGCAGCCACATGATCGATATCCTGTGCTGGAGCTGCGGCGAGGTCGCCGCTGTTGACGCCCGGGTGCGCATGCGGCCCGGAACGGATGTGGACTGGTACACCAACGCCATCCTGGAGATGGAGAGCGGGACCACGATCCTGCTGGAGGTGGGGTGGTTCCAGCACACCCATTTCGGGCGCCATCACGACGGTTGGGACGAGCTGCTTCAGTTGCGGGGCCCCAAAGGGGTGCTGACCATCTATTCCGTCTTCTGGGATCGCGCCGATGCATTGGTCCCGGTCGTCGAGTTCTATCGCGAGGAGGATGAAACCACACAAACGTTGGCCTTCGGGCCGGTGGACTACTTTGTGGAAGAGGTGACCGATGTCGTCTCGCGCGTGGAGGCGGGGAAAGCTCCCGCCATCACCGTGCGTGACGGATATCGCGTGGATCGGATCATCGATGCTCTCTACCGTTCAGGGGAACGTTCCGCTCGATTGTCGCTTGACGGGATCCGGCCATGAAGCCGCCCGACATTGCCTCGGGAGATGGGCACTGAGCAGGGGTGACCAAGGGCAGATATGGCCATAGCGAACACACAACTCATGTTAGGAGGATGAAGAGATGGCAAACGTAGAAGGCATGAAGGTCAATCCCCCACAGAACAGACTGGTCGGCGACATGCCCAAGATCGGCATTCGCCCTACCATCGACGGTCGGCGACAAGGGGTGAGGGAGTCGCTGGAGGACCAGACGATGGCGCTGGCCAAGGCCGTGGCGACGCTGCTGACGGAGAATCTTCGCCATGCGAATGGCCTGCCGGTCGAATGTGTGATCGCGGATACCTGTATCGGCGGGGTGGCCGAGGCCGCTCAGACCGCCGAGAAGTTTGCCAAGGAGGGCGTGGGAGTATCCATCACGGTGACCCCGTGCTGGTGCTATGGGTCGGAGACGATGGACATGGACCCTCATATCCCCAAGGCGGTGTGGGGGTTCAATGGGACGGAGCGGCCTGGCGCCGTCTATCTGGCCGCCGTCTCCGCGGCCCACAATCAGAAGGGATTGCCCGTCTTCAACATCTACGGGCGAGACGTGCAGGATGCCGGGGACACCACCATCCCGGATGACGTGAAGGAGCGGCTGCTCCAGTTCGCCCGAGCCGGCCTCGCCGTCGCGACCATGCGCGGCAAGTCGTATCTGTCCATGGGCGGCGTCTCCATGGGCATCGCCGGGTCCATCGTGGACCAGGACTTCTTTGAGGCCTACCTGGGCATGCGGGTGGAGACGGTGGACATGACCGAGTTCGTCCGCCGGCTTGAGGAGGGCATCTACGACCCCGAGGAGTTCGAGCGGGCGATCCGATGGGTCCGGGAGAACTGCAAGGAAGGTCGCGACTACAATCCCCCGGACAAGCAGCGCACCCGGGAACAGAAGGATCAGGATTGGGAGACGGTGGTCAAGATGGCCATGATCGCCCGGGATCTCATGGTGGGGAATCCCCGGCTGGCCGATTTGGGCTACGGCGAGGAGGCTCTGGGACATAACGCCATCGTCTCCGGCTTCCAGGGGCAGCGCCAGTGGACGGATCATTTCCCCAATGGCGACTTCCTGGAGGCGATCCTGAACTCCTCGTTCGATTGGAATGGCATCCGTGAGCCCTTCATCGTCGCCACCGAAAACGACTGCCTGAACGGCGTCTCCATGTTGTTCGGCCATCTGCTGACCAACACGGCCCAGGTGTTCGCGGATGTGCGGACGTACTGGAGCCCGGCCGCGGTCAAGCGGGTGACCGGCTACAAGCTGACCGGGCTGGCGGAGGGTGGGATTATCCACCTGATCAACTCGGGCGCCGCGTCGCTGGACGCCACGGGGCTGCAGACTCGGGACGGGCAGCCCGTCATGAAGCCGTATTGGGAGATCACGCCGGAGGAGGTGGCCGCCTGCCTGGATGCGACGACCTGGTATCCGGCCATCACCGAGTACTTCCGTGGCGGTGGTTTCTCCTCCGGCTTCCTGACGAAGGGCGGGATGCCGGTCACCATGTTCCGGATCAACCTGATCAAGGGGCTGGGTCCGGCCCTGCAGATCGCCGAAGGATGGACGGTGGATCTGCCCGATGACGTCCACCACGTGTTGAATGAGCGCACCAATCCCACCTGGCCGACCCACTGGTTCGTTCCCAACCTGACCGGCAGCGGACCCTTCCGCGATGTGTACTCCGTGATGTACAATTGGGGTGCCAATCACTGCGCCCTGAGCTATGGCCACATCGGGGCGGATCTGATCACGCTGGCCTCCATATTGCGCATTCCCGTATATATGCACAACGTGTCGGAGGAGCGGATCTTCCGTCCCAGCGCCTGGGCTGCCTTCGGCGCCATGGATCCTCAGGGGGCTGACTTCCGGGCCTGCGCGGCCTTCGGGCCGCTGTACGGTCGATACTAGTCGGCCGTGACCGCTTCACACCGGTGAAGCGCTTAGGAGCGGGCCGGGTCAGCGATGCGCAGGCCCGGCCCGCTTTTCATTGCCCGCAATTTGGATCATTACGGAGACCA
The genomic region above belongs to Chloroflexota bacterium and contains:
- a CDS encoding extracellular solute-binding protein, producing the protein MRNERFTRRAFLRTLGAGMAFAWVAACAPPTAPEGQEQPAKAPEKKRRLIFWGHDDHPIDLAATGFVEKYPEVEWVSPHPPERGAKLTAAMAAGTGCPDLFWAEATDAQDWGCRGLLTDLTEHLLPEKDNYHPLKWNETVIPTTGRNIGWPGDLSVSGWYYRADILEDLGYSDVDSLTYDDFIGMASELAQQGKYTFLFPSSGWYLARPIFAYRVHQLGGSMVSQDGQTITVADEKGVEAMRIVKQLWDSGGGLDVGWLQPPYYAAMKADQLIGQFAAAWETGFWESNLTSEEGGLGMWRVAKFPGGPNIEYRTGIFGGAQLICPQCAENKDDAIRFMKYALGSLEGAKLCGEWGIIPAYRPYLESEHFLQGKTALFGEWLHNQFWAEQEKELSTEYVRPAGWNAVLKALEEVMPAILNDEVSIEEGLQKVVELATPDFERTKCSA
- a CDS encoding sugar ABC transporter permease; its protein translation is MRSISATHPPIVKPPKPLWRQILEHWMDYLFISPFYITFLIFGLYPLLWAFRLSFSYWRGFGPMEYVGLGNYRAILRDPYIIRALVNTLEFAYILLPTGIFIAIVFAVILNNKELKGRGIFRTLYFLPYVTSSVIVGIVFIQLFDDQLGWVNAALKSMGLSPVGWLRKSPWAAKSVVILLTHWGGIGYNILLFLGGLQGIEPEIYDAAKIDGASEWQTFWRITLPLLRPVIFFLTVVATIGLMNMFNQPFILTRGGPRGATETLMLRLYQIGIVDSRFGDASALGFLVGLLVIGISAIQIRFQRHWMG
- a CDS encoding carbohydrate ABC transporter permease, whose product is MIPRIVIRVFTYILLLIFAVIFVFPFYDMVIGSFMDDNDLFGLHPTFWPREGFDVDAYRELFAVYNFWRPLLNSVYVAAVRTVGTLFFCSLAGFTFAKRQFPGRDKLFFLMLATMMLPSQATIIPWYLLMIKVLKWADTYWPFWVPVWATAFGIFLMRQFIAASIPDEMIEAAAIDGCSVFGTFVRIVLPLVKPGLAVLGIITFVNGWNIFLEPLLILSDPDKFTAPLALVAFQGSQRYAPRYAMLFAGSTLSTIPLLVVFFAFQRQLISGIMSGALKGQG
- a CDS encoding alcohol dehydrogenase catalytic domain-containing protein, translated to MSPQRTLAAYLKAPFQIELREVVLPDPGPDEVLIRVKACGICGTDLHAARSQATEWQPFGHEVAGIVAKVGAHVTTVKEGDAVALESASFCGHCDLCRDGRVDLCNKAPNFWSGPTMGFAEYMLAPKEALVPFEGLSFEHACLAEPLGVALDMVYTAQIALGDDVLIVGLGPIGLMSIPLARMQGAARIYAVNRSEGVRLERALALGADHAFAAEKESIRERSYRRGGVQRALVTAPPSTLPEVMKVMSYGGVISFIGIEYGPGAQITFDANEFHFQKLQLRASFASPALYFPTALRLLRDGHVDATAIVSHVLPLRRIMEGLELLRDHRAMTVKVVVTP
- a CDS encoding Gfo/Idh/MocA family oxidoreductase — protein: MTVGVGIIGCGGIATHHLRGYQQSPARLVMVSDPDEEAARRRAEEAGCAWVTDYRDVLRCDEIDLVSVCVPNWLHYEVSVAAIEAGKAVLCEKPMTTRVSDSEALVKLVEDRGAFLQVGYMKRYHPAFRRFKELVREIGGVETGLLRSYQPFPERLWTAPRMWHTRKAQAGGGPLVHAGSHMIDILCWSCGEVAAVDARVRMRPGTDVDWYTNAILEMESGTTILLEVGWFQHTHFGRHHDGWDELLQLRGPKGVLTIYSVFWDRADALVPVVEFYREEDETTQTLAFGPVDYFVEEVTDVVSRVEAGKAPAITVRDGYRVDRIIDALYRSGERSARLSLDGIRP
- a CDS encoding L-fucose isomerase, which encodes MANVEGMKVNPPQNRLVGDMPKIGIRPTIDGRRQGVRESLEDQTMALAKAVATLLTENLRHANGLPVECVIADTCIGGVAEAAQTAEKFAKEGVGVSITVTPCWCYGSETMDMDPHIPKAVWGFNGTERPGAVYLAAVSAAHNQKGLPVFNIYGRDVQDAGDTTIPDDVKERLLQFARAGLAVATMRGKSYLSMGGVSMGIAGSIVDQDFFEAYLGMRVETVDMTEFVRRLEEGIYDPEEFERAIRWVRENCKEGRDYNPPDKQRTREQKDQDWETVVKMAMIARDLMVGNPRLADLGYGEEALGHNAIVSGFQGQRQWTDHFPNGDFLEAILNSSFDWNGIREPFIVATENDCLNGVSMLFGHLLTNTAQVFADVRTYWSPAAVKRVTGYKLTGLAEGGIIHLINSGAASLDATGLQTRDGQPVMKPYWEITPEEVAACLDATTWYPAITEYFRGGGFSSGFLTKGGMPVTMFRINLIKGLGPALQIAEGWTVDLPDDVHHVLNERTNPTWPTHWFVPNLTGSGPFRDVYSVMYNWGANHCALSYGHIGADLITLASILRIPVYMHNVSEERIFRPSAWAAFGAMDPQGADFRACAAFGPLYGRY